A DNA window from bacterium contains the following coding sequences:
- the lspA gene encoding signal peptidase II codes for MGIFFTWGALIALADQIIKQVITARFILGESLILIPGFLDFTHVRNRGGAFGIFGGLPPVWGQAFFITATLAALIFVFCLYRSHSTAHPAGRAALVMIFGGGGGNLIDRVLWGEVIDFVDIYYGAYHWPAFNLADSCITVGVILLALDIFRRPAEADGGAADSSSGA; via the coding sequence ATGGGGATTTTCTTCACCTGGGGTGCGCTCATTGCCCTCGCCGATCAGATCATCAAGCAGGTCATTACCGCGAGATTTATTCTGGGCGAGAGCCTGATCCTCATTCCGGGGTTTCTGGACTTCACCCATGTCCGGAACCGGGGCGGGGCCTTCGGCATCTTCGGCGGGCTGCCGCCCGTGTGGGGCCAGGCCTTTTTCATCACCGCGACGCTCGCCGCACTCATCTTCGTTTTTTGTCTCTACCGTTCGCATTCCACGGCCCATCCTGCCGGCAGGGCGGCCCTCGTTATGATCTTCGGCGGCGGGGGCGGCAACCTGATCGATCGCGTCCTCTGGGGCGAGGTGATCGACTTCGTGGACATCTACTACGGCGCCTATCACTGGCCGGCGTTCAATCTGGCGGACAGCTGCATCACGGTGGGCGTGATCCTTCTTGCGCTCGACATCTTCCGCCGGCCCGCGGAAGCCGACGGCGGCGCGGCAGATTCTTCGTCCGGGGCATGA